Proteins from a genomic interval of Helicobacter pylori Shi112:
- a CDS encoding acetyl-CoA C-acetyltransferase, protein MNEVVVVAAKRSAVGSFLGSLKSVGAREMGAVVLKDALKASGLKPSDVDSVILGNVLSAGLGQNIARQIQLDAGIPNDRNAFSVNMVCGSSMKAIQLAHDSIMLGRDEVVVCGGVENMSAAPYLSFDMRDGKRMGNANMIDSMIHDGLWDAFNDYHMGITADNVAQAYHISREEQDAFALQSQLKARAAINAGKFQEEITPIEIANKKGVVVFKEDEYPRETTLESLAKLKPAFKKDGSVTAGNSSGINDGASIIILCSAQKVQKLGLKTMATIKGFGLGGCSPDIMGICPSIAIKNNLKNVKINLNDIDLFELNEAFAAQSIAVLKELELNPNIVNVNGGAIAIGHPIGASGARILVTLLHEMKRSGHGVGCASLCVGGGQGLSVVVEQK, encoded by the coding sequence ATGAATGAAGTGGTTGTAGTGGCGGCAAAACGAAGTGCAGTGGGGAGTTTTTTAGGCTCTCTAAAGAGCGTGGGCGCTAGAGAAATGGGCGCTGTCGTGCTTAAAGACGCTTTGAAGGCGAGCGGTCTTAAGCCTAGCGATGTGGATTCTGTCATTTTAGGCAATGTTTTATCCGCCGGTTTGGGTCAAAATATCGCCAGACAGATCCAACTGGACGCGGGCATTCCGAATGACAGGAACGCTTTTAGCGTCAATATGGTTTGTGGATCGTCTATGAAAGCCATTCAATTAGCGCATGACAGCATCATGCTTGGGCGCGATGAGGTGGTGGTGTGCGGTGGCGTGGAAAACATGAGCGCAGCGCCTTATTTGTCGTTTGACATGCGAGATGGGAAAAGAATGGGGAATGCGAACATGATAGACTCCATGATCCATGACGGATTGTGGGATGCGTTCAATGATTACCACATGGGGATCACCGCTGATAATGTCGCTCAAGCATACCACATCAGCCGAGAAGAGCAAGATGCTTTCGCGCTCCAATCGCAACTCAAAGCAAGAGCCGCCATTAATGCAGGGAAATTCCAAGAAGAAATCACGCCCATTGAAATAGCGAATAAAAAAGGCGTGGTTGTTTTTAAAGAAGACGAATACCCTAGAGAAACGACGCTAGAATCCCTTGCAAAGCTCAAACCCGCTTTCAAAAAAGATGGATCGGTAACGGCAGGAAATTCATCAGGGATCAATGATGGCGCAAGTATTATCATTTTATGCAGCGCTCAAAAAGTGCAAAAATTGGGGTTAAAAACAATGGCAACTATCAAGGGGTTTGGTTTGGGTGGTTGCAGTCCGGATATAATGGGGATATGCCCTAGCATCGCTATTAAAAACAATCTTAAAAATGTCAAAATAAATCTCAACGACATCGATCTTTTTGAACTCAATGAAGCCTTCGCCGCGCAAAGCATAGCCGTGTTAAAAGAGCTTGAATTAAACCCCAATATCGTGAATGTGAATGGAGGCGCGATAGCCATTGGCCACCCTATTGGTGCAAGCGGCGCTAGGATCTTGGTAACTTTATTGCATGAAATGAAAAGAAGCGGTCATGGCGTGGGTTGCGCGTCATTGTGTGTGGGCGGCGGACAAGGGCTATCAGTGGTAGTGGAACAAAAATAA
- a CDS encoding 3'-5' exonuclease yields the protein MLCVFDIETIPSVSLCKEHFQLEENDALKICERSFEKQKEKSGSEFLPLYLHEIISIAAVIGDDYGKFIKVGNFGQKHENKEDFASEKELLEDFFKYFNEKQPRLISFNGRGFDMPLLTLKALKYNLTLDAFYNQENKWENYRARYSEQFHLDLMDSLSHYGSVRGLNLNGVCSMTNIPGKFDVSGDLVHAIYYNPHLSQKEKKGVIDSYCQSDALNTYWLFLKYEVLKGALNKEQYLGLLSDFLEKFPKEKSYSSVFINALEKEIGEFA from the coding sequence ATGTTGTGCGTGTTTGATATAGAAACCATTCCTAGCGTGAGCTTGTGTAAAGAGCATTTTCAATTAGAAGAAAATGATGCGCTAAAAATCTGTGAACGGAGTTTTGAAAAGCAAAAAGAAAAAAGCGGGAGCGAGTTTTTGCCTCTTTATTTGCATGAAATTATCTCTATTGCAGCGGTCATAGGCGATGATTACGGGAAGTTTATCAAAGTGGGGAATTTTGGTCAAAAGCACGAGAATAAAGAGGATTTTGCGAGCGAAAAAGAGCTTTTAGAGGACTTTTTCAAATACTTTAACGAAAAGCAACCGCGCTTGATAAGTTTCAATGGCAGAGGTTTTGACATGCCCCTACTCACGCTCAAAGCCCTTAAATATAATTTAACTTTAGACGCTTTTTACAACCAAGAGAACAAATGGGAAAATTACCGCGCGCGCTATAGCGAGCAGTTTCATTTGGATTTAATGGATAGCTTGAGCCATTATGGATCCGTTAGGGGGTTGAATCTAAATGGCGTTTGCTCCATGACAAATATTCCTGGTAAATTTGATGTGAGCGGGGATTTAGTGCATGCGATTTATTACAACCCACATTTAAGCCAAAAGGAGAAAAAAGGCGTTATTGACAGCTATTGCCAAAGCGATGCGCTTAACACTTACTGGCTTTTTTTGAAATACGAAGTGTTAAAAGGCGCTTTAAATAAAGAGCAATACCTTGGGCTATTGAGCGATTTTTTAGAAAAATTCCCTAAAGAAAAATCCTATTCAAGCGTTTTTATTAACGCTTTAGAGAAAGAGATTGGGGAGTTTGCTTGA
- a CDS encoding succinyl-CoA--3-ketoacid CoA transferase subunit A produces the protein MNKVITDLDKALSALKDGDTILVGGFGLCGIPEYAIDYIYKKGIKDLIVVSNNCGVDDFGLGILLEKKQIKKIIASYVGENKIFESQMLNGEIEVVLTPQGTLAENLHAGGAGIPAYYTPTGVGTLIAQGKESREFNGKEYILEKAITGDYGLIKAYKSDTLGNLVFRKTARNFNPLCAMAAKICVAEVEEIVPAGELDPDEIHLPGIYVQHIYKGEKFEKRIEKITTRSAK, from the coding sequence ATGAATAAGGTTATAACTGATTTAGACAAAGCATTGAGCGCTTTAAAAGACGGAGACACTATTTTAGTGGGCGGTTTTGGGCTGTGTGGGATACCCGAATACGCCATTGATTACATTTATAAGAAAGGCATCAAGGATTTGATTGTTGTGAGCAATAATTGCGGCGTTGATGACTTTGGGCTTGGCATTCTTTTGGAAAAAAAGCAGATTAAAAAGATTATCGCTTCCTATGTGGGGGAAAATAAGATTTTTGAATCGCAAATGCTGAACGGAGAAATTGAAGTCGTTTTGACACCACAAGGCACGCTGGCTGAAAATTTGCACGCTGGAGGGGCTGGGATACCCGCTTACTACACCCCAACCGGGGTTGGGACTTTGATCGCTCAAGGCAAGGAATCACGGGAGTTTAACGGCAAGGAGTATATTTTAGAAAAAGCGATCACAGGCGATTATGGGCTTATCAAAGCCTATAAAAGCGACACTCTTGGGAATTTGGTGTTTAGAAAAACGGCTAGAAACTTTAATCCCTTGTGCGCGATGGCGGCAAAAATATGCGTCGCTGAAGTGGAAGAAATTGTCCCGGCTGGGGAATTAGACCCAGATGAAATACACTTGCCAGGAATCTATGTGCAACACATCTATAAGGGCGAGAAATTTGAAAAACGGATAGAAAAAATCACGACAAGGAGCGCAAAATGA
- a CDS encoding 3-oxoacid CoA-transferase subunit B, which translates to MREAIIKRAAKELKEGMYVNLGIGLPTLVANEVSGMNIVFQSENGLLGIGTYPLEGGVDADLINAGKETVTVVPGASFFNSADSFAMIRGGHIDLAILGGMEVSQNGDLANWMIPKKLIKGMGGAMDLVHGAKKVIVIMEHCNKYGESKVKKECSLPLTGKGVVHQLITDLAVFEFFNNAMKLVELQEGVSLDQVREKTEAEFEVCL; encoded by the coding sequence ATGAGAGAGGCTATCATTAAAAGAGCGGCAAAGGAATTGAAAGAGGGCATGTATGTGAATTTAGGGATAGGCTTGCCCACGCTTGTGGCTAATGAAGTGAGCGGGATGAATATCGTTTTCCAAAGCGAGAACGGACTATTAGGGATTGGCACTTACCCATTGGAAGGGGGCGTTGATGCGGATCTCATTAATGCAGGAAAGGAAACCGTGACCGTGGTGCCGGGCGCTTCGTTTTTCAACAGCGCGGATTCGTTTGCGATGATTCGTGGGGGGCATATTGATTTAGCGATTTTAGGAGGGATGGAAGTCTCACAAAATGGGGATTTGGCTAATTGGATGATCCCTAAAAAGCTCATAAAAGGCATGGGAGGGGCTATGGATTTGGTGCATGGCGCTAAAAAAGTGATTGTCATCATGGAGCATTGCAACAAATACGGGGAGTCTAAAGTGAAAAAAGAATGCTCCTTGCCCTTAACAGGAAAAGGCGTGGTGCATCAATTGATAACGGATTTAGCGGTGTTTGAGTTTTTTAATAACGCCATGAAATTAGTGGAATTGCAAGAGGGTGTCAGCCTTGATCAAGTGAGAGAAAAAACAGAAGCTGAATTTGAAGTGTGCTTATAG
- a CDS encoding hydantoinase B/oxoprolinase family protein: protein MANLLKNGKTLKQARDEILARTEKTGHYNGLKKLEFKERDPIGYEKMFSKLRGGIVHARETAKRIAASPIVEQEGELCFTLYNAVGDSVLTSTGIIIHVGTMGSAIKYMVENNWEDNPGINDKDIFTNNDCAIGNVHPCDIMTLVPIFHDEKLIGWVGGVTHVIDTGSVTPGSMSTGQVQRFGDGYMITCRKTGANDESFKDWLHESQRSVRTPKYWILDERTRIAGCHMIRDLVMEVIKEDGIDSYMRFIDEVIEEGRRGLISRIKSMTIPGKYRKVAFVDVPYAHKDIGVCSEFAKLDTIMHSPVEITINKDATWKLDFEGASRWGWHSFNCNQVSFTSGIWVMMTQTLIPTSRINDGAYFATQFRLKKGTWMNPDDRRTGHAYAWHFLVSGWSALWRGLSQAYYSRGYLEEVNSGNANTSNWLQGGGINQDGEIHAVNSFETSSCGTGACAIKDGLNHAAAIWNPEGDMGDVEIWEMAEPLLYLGRNVKANTGGYGKYRGGNGFETLRMVWGAHDWTMFFMGNGYMNSDWGMMGGYPAASGYRFEAHNTDLENRIKNNASLPLGGDFNPTDRDYEKHISHASQVKRDKQCITTENCFDNYDLYLNYIKGGPGFGDPIERDLNAILEDLNSKQLLPEYAYKVYGAVVSQNKDGVWVGDEAKTKARRKEILENRKARSIPVKQWMEQERNAILEKEASKQVKHMYATSFDLSPKFLNDFKTFWNLPKSWSVKEDELGVFTYGSKYRMDLNKLPDVRTVVLVDEK, encoded by the coding sequence ATGGCAAATTTATTGAAAAACGGCAAAACTTTAAAACAAGCTAGAGATGAAATCCTAGCCAGGACAGAAAAAACAGGGCATTATAATGGTCTCAAAAAACTAGAGTTTAAAGAAAGAGATCCGATCGGTTATGAGAAGATGTTCTCTAAACTAAGGGGCGGTATCGTGCATGCCAGAGAAACAGCTAAAAGGATTGCGGCAAGCCCTATTGTTGAGCAAGAGGGGGAATTGTGTTTCACGCTTTATAACGCTGTGGGCGATAGCGTGCTGACTTCTACGGGTATCATTATCCATGTAGGCACTATGGGATCAGCTATCAAATACATGGTAGAGAATAATTGGGAAGATAACCCCGGTATCAATGACAAGGATATTTTCACCAATAACGACTGCGCGATTGGGAATGTGCACCCATGCGATATTATGACTCTTGTGCCTATTTTCCACGATGAAAAATTGATTGGGTGGGTAGGTGGCGTTACGCATGTGATTGATACCGGTTCGGTTACTCCAGGATCGATGAGCACTGGACAGGTTCAAAGATTTGGGGATGGATACATGATCACTTGCCGTAAGACAGGAGCGAACGATGAAAGCTTTAAAGATTGGTTGCATGAATCTCAAAGATCGGTTCGCACGCCTAAATATTGGATTCTAGATGAAAGGACTAGGATTGCAGGGTGCCATATGATTAGAGATTTAGTGATGGAAGTCATTAAAGAAGATGGCATTGATTCTTACATGCGATTTATTGATGAGGTGATTGAAGAGGGCAGAAGAGGTCTTATCTCTAGGATCAAATCCATGACCATACCAGGCAAGTATAGAAAGGTAGCGTTTGTGGATGTGCCTTATGCACATAAGGATATTGGCGTGTGCTCTGAATTTGCTAAGCTAGACACAATCATGCACTCTCCTGTGGAAATCACTATCAATAAAGACGCTACATGGAAATTAGATTTTGAAGGCGCGTCTAGGTGGGGATGGCACTCTTTTAATTGCAACCAAGTGTCTTTCACTAGCGGTATTTGGGTGATGATGACTCAAACGCTGATACCCACTTCTCGCATCAATGATGGCGCTTATTTCGCTACGCAGTTCAGGCTCAAAAAAGGGACTTGGATGAATCCAGATGACAGGCGCACCGGGCATGCTTATGCGTGGCATTTCTTGGTATCAGGCTGGAGCGCTTTGTGGAGAGGCTTATCTCAAGCGTATTACAGCCGAGGGTATTTAGAAGAGGTCAATTCCGGAAACGCTAACACTTCCAATTGGCTGCAAGGCGGTGGTATCAACCAGGATGGAGAAATCCATGCGGTGAATAGCTTTGAGACGAGTTCTTGTGGGACTGGAGCTTGCGCGATAAAAGACGGCTTGAATCACGCAGCGGCTATTTGGAATCCAGAGGGCGATATGGGCGATGTTGAAATTTGGGAAATGGCAGAGCCTCTCCTTTATCTAGGCAGGAATGTCAAAGCCAATACCGGTGGGTATGGAAAATATCGAGGCGGTAATGGGTTTGAAACCTTAAGAATGGTGTGGGGTGCACATGATTGGACCATGTTCTTTATGGGTAATGGCTATATGAATAGCGATTGGGGTATGATGGGGGGCTATCCAGCGGCTAGTGGCTATAGGTTTGAAGCGCACAACACCGATTTAGAAAACAGGATTAAAAATAACGCCAGCTTGCCTTTGGGGGGCGATTTTAACCCAACTGATAGAGATTATGAAAAACACATTTCTCATGCGTCTCAAGTTAAAAGGGATAAGCAGTGCATCACCACCGAGAACTGCTTTGATAATTATGACTTGTATTTGAATTACATCAAAGGCGGTCCTGGATTTGGCGATCCGATTGAAAGGGATTTGAATGCGATTTTAGAAGATCTCAACAGCAAACAGCTATTGCCAGAATACGCTTACAAGGTTTATGGTGCGGTGGTGAGTCAAAATAAAGACGGCGTGTGGGTCGGCGATGAAGCCAAAACTAAGGCTAGAAGAAAAGAAATTCTTGAAAACAGAAAGGCTAGATCCATACCGGTAAAACAATGGATGGAGCAAGAAAGAAACGCTATCCTTGAAAAAGAGGCTTCCAAACAGGTTAAGCACATGTATGCGACTAGTTTTGATCTTTCGCCTAAGTTTTTAAACGATTTTAAAACATTCTGGAACTTGCCAAAGAGCTGGAGCGTGAAAGAAGATGAGCTTGGTGTATTCACCTATGGGTCTAAATACAGGATGGATTTGAATAAATTGCCTGATGTGCGCACGGTTGTGTTGGTTGATGAGAAATAA
- a CDS encoding lipid A deacylase LpxR family protein has product MFFKFILCLLLGMFAWAKEDILTPLTPSKRYSINLMTENDGYINPYIDEYYTAGNQIGFSTKEFDFSKNKAMKWTSYLGFFNKSPRVTRFGISLAQDMYTPSLENRKLVHLHDNHPYGGYLRVNLNVYNRHQTFMELFTLSLGTTGQDSLAAQTQHLIHKWGHDPQFYGWNTQLKNEFIFELHYQLLKKVPLLKTRFFSMELMPGFNVELGNARDYFQLGSLFRAGYNLDADYGVNKVNTAFDGGMPYSDKFSIYFFVGAFGRFQPLNIFIQGNSPETRGIANLEYFVYASEIGAAMMWRSFRVAFTITDISKTFQSQPKHHQIGTLELNFAF; this is encoded by the coding sequence TTGTTTTTCAAATTTATTTTATGTTTATTATTAGGAATGTTTGCATGGGCAAAAGAGGATATTCTTACCCCATTAACGCCCTCTAAACGCTATTCTATCAATTTGATGACTGAAAATGATGGTTATATCAACCCTTACATTGATGAGTATTATACCGCAGGCAATCAAATAGGCTTTTCTACTAAAGAGTTTGATTTTTCTAAAAATAAAGCGATGAAATGGACTTCGTATTTAGGGTTTTTCAATAAAAGCCCTAGGGTTACTCGTTTTGGCATTTCTCTCGCCCAAGACATGTATACCCCTTCACTTGAAAACAGAAAACTGGTGCATTTGCATGACAACCACCCTTATGGGGGGTATTTGAGGGTGAATTTGAATGTGTATAACCGCCATCAAACTTTCATGGAGTTATTCACGCTTTCTTTAGGAACGACAGGGCAAGATTCTTTGGCCGCTCAAACGCAGCATCTCATTCATAAATGGGGTCATGACCCCCAATTTTATGGCTGGAACACGCAGCTCAAAAACGAATTTATCTTTGAATTGCACTACCAATTGCTCAAAAAAGTCCCCCTTTTAAAGACTCGTTTTTTTTCTATGGAGTTAATGCCTGGGTTTAATGTGGAATTGGGTAATGCGAGGGATTATTTCCAACTAGGCTCGCTCTTTAGGGCTGGGTATAACCTGGACGCTGATTATGGTGTCAATAAGGTCAATACCGCTTTTGATGGAGGCATGCCTTATAGCGATAAATTTTCCATCTATTTTTTTGTAGGGGCTTTTGGGCGCTTCCAACCCCTTAACATCTTCATTCAAGGCAATAGCCCTGAAACTAGGGGTATTGCTAATTTGGAATACTTTGTTTATGCCAGTGAAATAGGAGCGGCGATGATGTGGCGCAGCTTTAGGGTGGCTTTTACGATCACCGATATTAGTAAAACCTTTCAATCCCAGCCTAAACACCATCAAATCGGCACTTTAGAATTGAATTTTGCTTTTTGA
- a CDS encoding hydantoinase/oxoprolinase family protein, translating to MKDAKVQVMGIDAGGTMTDTFFVKENGSFVVGKAQSNPEDESLAIYNSSQDALSHWESDVNKVYPELVTCVYSGTAMLNRVVQRRGMEVGLICNKGFEQMHSMGRALQSYLGYALEERLHINTHKYDDPLIPLKRIRGVTERTDVKGQVVIPVRPEEIKVAVKELLEAGAKAIVICLLQSHKNAESERIVRDIALKEIEKLGKNVPVFASVDYYPQRKESHRMNTTILEAYAAEPSRQTLSKVSNRFKEHGAKFDLRVMATHGGTISWKAKELARTIVSGPIGGVIGSKLLGETLGYDNIACSDIGGTSFDMALIVKSNFNIASDPDMARLVLSLPLVAMDSVGAGAGSFVRIDPHSRSVKLGPDSAGYRVGTCWKDSGLDTVSVTDCHIVLGYLNPDNFLGGLIKLDVDRAKKHIKEQIADPLGISVEDAAAGVIELLDLELKEYLRSNISAKGYSPSDFVCFSYGGAGPVHTYGYTEGLGFKDVVVPAWAAGFSAFGCACADFEYRYDKSVDIAIPQYSSDKSKVEACKIIQDAWDELTLKVIEEFKINGFSQKDVILRPGYRMQYMGQLNDLEITSPVSKAASVADWEEIVKEYEKTYARVYSESACSPELGFSVTGVIMRGVVATQKPVIPVEKEHGATPPKEAKIGVRKFYRHKKWVDADVWQMEKLLPGNEVIGPAIVESDATTFVIPKGFATRLDKHRLFHLKEIK from the coding sequence ATGAAAGACGCAAAAGTTCAGGTGATGGGTATTGATGCCGGCGGCACCATGACGGACACATTTTTTGTGAAAGAAAATGGCAGTTTCGTAGTTGGTAAAGCCCAAAGCAACCCAGAAGATGAGAGCTTAGCTATTTACAATAGCTCACAAGACGCTTTATCGCACTGGGAATCGGATGTGAATAAGGTTTATCCAGAGTTGGTCACTTGCGTTTACTCAGGCACGGCGATGCTCAATCGGGTCGTCCAAAGGCGTGGGATGGAAGTGGGCCTAATTTGTAATAAGGGTTTTGAGCAAATGCATTCTATGGGCAGAGCGTTGCAATCCTACTTGGGGTATGCGCTAGAAGAAAGGTTGCATATCAACACGCACAAGTATGATGATCCGCTGATTCCTTTAAAAAGGATTAGAGGCGTTACAGAAAGAACCGATGTCAAGGGGCAAGTGGTTATCCCAGTGCGCCCAGAAGAGATTAAAGTTGCTGTTAAGGAGCTTTTAGAAGCAGGCGCAAAGGCCATTGTGATTTGCTTGTTGCAATCTCATAAAAACGCTGAAAGCGAGCGGATCGTTAGAGATATAGCGTTAAAAGAGATTGAAAAATTGGGTAAAAATGTTCCTGTATTCGCTTCGGTGGATTACTACCCTCAAAGAAAAGAAAGCCACAGAATGAACACCACTATCTTAGAAGCTTATGCGGCTGAGCCAAGCAGGCAAACTCTCTCTAAAGTCAGCAACCGCTTCAAAGAGCATGGCGCTAAATTTGATCTTAGGGTGATGGCAACACATGGAGGCACTATTAGTTGGAAGGCTAAAGAGCTTGCCAGAACGATCGTGAGCGGTCCTATTGGAGGCGTGATCGGATCTAAATTGCTAGGCGAAACGCTTGGTTATGACAATATTGCATGCAGCGATATTGGCGGCACGAGCTTTGATATGGCGCTTATCGTTAAGAGCAATTTCAACATCGCTTCTGACCCTGATATGGCACGCCTTGTTTTATCTCTACCGCTTGTGGCTATGGATTCCGTTGGTGCAGGTGCGGGGAGTTTTGTGCGCATTGATCCACACAGCCGATCTGTCAAACTAGGGCCTGACAGTGCGGGGTATAGGGTTGGCACTTGTTGGAAAGACAGCGGATTAGACACGGTTTCAGTAACCGATTGCCATATTGTTTTAGGCTATTTGAACCCGGATAATTTCTTAGGTGGTTTGATCAAATTAGATGTGGATAGGGCTAAAAAACACATTAAAGAACAAATCGCTGATCCGCTAGGCATTAGCGTAGAAGATGCGGCTGCGGGTGTGATTGAGTTGCTTGATTTGGAGCTTAAAGAATACTTGCGATCCAATATTAGCGCTAAAGGGTATAGCCCGTCTGATTTTGTGTGTTTTTCGTATGGTGGTGCGGGGCCTGTGCATACCTATGGCTATACAGAAGGCTTAGGGTTTAAGGATGTGGTAGTGCCTGCGTGGGCGGCTGGATTTAGCGCTTTTGGTTGCGCTTGCGCTGATTTTGAATACAGATACGATAAGAGCGTGGATATTGCTATTCCGCAGTATTCTTCAGACAAGTCAAAAGTAGAAGCATGCAAAATCATTCAAGACGCATGGGATGAATTGACCCTCAAAGTGATTGAAGAGTTCAAGATCAATGGATTTTCTCAAAAAGATGTGATCTTAAGACCTGGATACAGGATGCAGTATATGGGGCAATTGAATGATTTAGAGATCACTTCTCCTGTGTCAAAAGCTGCAAGCGTGGCTGATTGGGAAGAGATTGTCAAAGAATATGAAAAAACCTACGCTCGTGTTTATTCCGAATCAGCGTGTTCTCCAGAGCTTGGTTTTAGCGTGACCGGCGTGATCATGCGTGGTGTTGTGGCTACGCAAAAACCTGTAATTCCGGTTGAAAAAGAGCATGGTGCTACGCCCCCAAAAGAAGCCAAAATAGGCGTTAGAAAATTCTATCGGCATAAAAAATGGGTGGATGCAGATGTGTGGCAAATGGAAAAATTATTGCCTGGAAATGAAGTCATAGGGCCTGCGATCGTGGAATCAGATGCGACCACTTTCGTGATACCCAAAGGCTTTGCGACAAGACTAGACAAACACCGATTGTTCCACTTGAAAGAAATTAAATAA
- a CDS encoding TIGR00366 family protein, with product MFLLRHLTSACVFLASKCLPDSFVLVTLLSFIVFILVYGLTGQDAFSVISSWGNGAWTLLGFSMQMALILVLGQALASAKLVQKLLKYLASLPKGYYAALLLVTFLSLIANWINWGFGLVISAIFAKEIAKNVKGVDYRLLIASAYSGFVIWHGGLSGSIPLSVATQNEDLSKISTGVIEKAIPISQTIFSAYNLIIIGIILVGLPFLMAIIHPKKEEIVEIDAKLLKDEYKETELIDHQQDKTIAHFLENSALLSYLLVFLGFGYLGIYFFKGGGISLNIVNTIFLFLGILLHKTPLAYVKAINHSARSVAGILLQFPFYAGIMGMMASHSVGGHSLAQMLSLAFTHIANEKTFALMTFLSAGIVNIFIPSGGGQWAIQAPIMLPAGQSLGVDPGVVSMAIAWGDAWTNMIQPFWALPALAIAGLGAKDIMGYCVLTLIFVGLVVCGVFYFLV from the coding sequence ATGTTTTTATTAAGGCATTTGACTTCAGCGTGCGTGTTTTTGGCGTCTAAATGTTTGCCGGACTCCTTTGTCTTGGTCACTCTTTTATCGTTTATCGTGTTTATTCTTGTTTATGGTTTGACAGGGCAAGACGCTTTTTCTGTCATTTCTAGTTGGGGGAATGGCGCTTGGACGCTTTTAGGTTTTTCTATGCAAATGGCTCTTATTTTGGTGTTGGGTCAGGCTCTAGCTAGCGCTAAATTAGTCCAAAAACTTTTAAAATATCTAGCGTCTTTACCTAAAGGGTATTACGCGGCTTTATTGTTGGTTACTTTTCTGTCATTAATCGCTAATTGGATCAACTGGGGTTTTGGCTTAGTGATTAGCGCTATTTTTGCAAAAGAGATCGCCAAAAATGTTAAAGGGGTGGATTACAGGCTGCTTATTGCGAGCGCTTATTCGGGTTTTGTCATCTGGCATGGGGGCTTATCAGGCTCTATCCCTTTAAGCGTTGCCACCCAAAATGAAGATCTATCCAAAATAAGCACCGGGGTGATTGAAAAAGCTATTCCTATCAGTCAGACGATTTTTTCTGCTTATAATTTAATCATCATAGGGATCATTCTTGTAGGGTTACCCTTTTTAATGGCAATAATCCACCCTAAAAAAGAAGAAATTGTTGAGATTGACGCAAAGCTTTTAAAAGACGAATACAAGGAAACAGAACTCATTGATCACCAACAAGACAAAACGATCGCACATTTTTTGGAAAACAGCGCTTTGCTTTCTTATCTTTTGGTTTTTTTGGGTTTTGGGTATCTTGGTATTTATTTTTTTAAAGGAGGAGGGATTAGTTTAAACATTGTCAATACGATTTTCCTTTTTTTAGGGATTTTGCTCCATAAAACCCCTTTAGCTTATGTGAAAGCGATCAATCATTCCGCTAGGAGCGTGGCTGGGATTTTATTGCAATTCCCTTTTTATGCCGGGATCATGGGGATGATGGCAAGCCATAGCGTGGGAGGTCATTCATTAGCGCAAATGCTTTCTTTAGCCTTCACGCACATCGCTAATGAAAAAACTTTCGCGCTCATGACTTTTTTGAGCGCGGGGATTGTCAATATTTTCATCCCGTCTGGCGGAGGGCAATGGGCGATTCAAGCTCCTATCATGCTCCCTGCAGGGCAAAGCTTGGGGGTGGATCCGGGCGTGGTTTCTATGGCTATCGCTTGGGGAGACGCTTGGACGAATATGATACAGCCTTTTTGGGCTTTACCCGCTTTAGCCATTGCGGGTTTGGGCGCTAAAGATATTATGGGCTATTGCGTTTTGACTTTAATTTTTGTAGGCTTAGTCGTGTGTGGGGTGTTTTATTTTTTAGTGTGA